One window from the genome of Dyadobacter sp. CECT 9275 encodes:
- a CDS encoding tautomerase family protein, whose amino-acid sequence MSQIKIYGLKTHLKPKREHLSEVLHACVVEAFVYPRNKRAHRFFYLDKNDFFYPEGRSSQYTIIEISLFEGRSIESKKHLYRLVFERFEKELGISPNDIEITLTETPLHHWGIRGKPADELVLDYKVDI is encoded by the coding sequence ATGTCACAAATAAAAATATACGGGCTTAAAACACATCTGAAACCTAAACGGGAGCACCTCTCAGAAGTGCTGCATGCGTGTGTCGTAGAGGCGTTTGTATATCCCCGGAACAAACGTGCGCATCGCTTTTTTTATCTTGATAAGAACGATTTTTTCTATCCAGAAGGCAGAAGCAGCCAATACACCATTATAGAAATCTCATTGTTTGAAGGCCGGTCCATAGAATCAAAAAAGCATTTATACCGTTTGGTTTTTGAACGGTTTGAAAAGGAGCTGGGTATTTCACCCAATGATATCGAAATAACCCTGACAGAAACCCCATTGCATCATTGGGGCATACGTGGGAAACCTGCTGATGAACTGGTCCTGGATTACAAAGTTGATATCTAG
- a CDS encoding anthranilate synthase component II, which translates to MKILVLDNYDSFTYNLVYILRELHGQVDIFRNDKIALEEVGRYDKILLSPGPGIPSEAGIMHAVIKEYGPSKSILGVCLGHQGIGEVFGASLENMTDVLHGISDTAFITDPTDRLFKNIPGQIKVGRYHSWTVVPESFPDHLKITAVDEQQRVMALSHASYDVKGVQFHPESVLTEYGKEMLENWLSI; encoded by the coding sequence ATGAAAATTCTTGTTCTGGACAATTACGATTCCTTCACTTACAATCTGGTTTATATCCTGCGTGAACTGCACGGGCAGGTGGATATTTTCCGCAATGATAAAATTGCCCTGGAAGAGGTGGGTAGGTACGATAAAATTTTGCTCTCACCGGGTCCGGGAATTCCTTCCGAGGCAGGCATCATGCATGCGGTGATAAAAGAGTACGGTCCATCCAAAAGCATACTGGGTGTTTGCCTGGGACATCAGGGTATCGGAGAAGTATTTGGTGCATCTCTTGAAAACATGACGGATGTGCTTCATGGTATCAGCGACACGGCCTTTATTACCGACCCTACAGACAGGCTCTTCAAAAATATCCCGGGACAGATAAAGGTAGGGCGCTACCATTCCTGGACGGTCGTGCCTGAGTCCTTTCCGGATCATTTAAAAATTACAGCTGTTGATGAACAACAGAGAGTCATGGCGCTTTCCCATGCTTCCTACGACGTAAAAGGGGTGCAGTTTCACCCGGAGTCGGTACTGACGGAGTACGGTAAAGAAATGCTGGAGAACTGGCTGAGTATTTAA
- the trpD gene encoding anthranilate phosphoribosyltransferase gives MKKILNELFEYKILSKAQAKEILIGISTGMYSNSEIAAFLTIYAMRSITVEELEGFRDGLLELCLKVDLSAYDPIDVCGTGGDGKDTFNISTLSCFVIAGAGQRVAKHGNHGVSSHCGSSTVLEYLGARFTNDKNVLERQIAEAGVCFLHAPLFHPAMKNVAPVRKELGVKTFFNMLGPMVNPTSPKKQLVGVFSLELARLFAYLYQQTDKQFLVLHALDGYDEVSLTGSFKVISAHSEQVLSPSDLGLSTLHARDLSGGVTVEDSARIFMNVLNDEATPAQKQAVLANAAMALYCANPGLSLPDAVAMARESIESKKALKSFKKLLEV, from the coding sequence ATGAAAAAAATACTGAATGAGCTTTTCGAATACAAAATTTTAAGCAAAGCTCAGGCAAAAGAAATTCTGATTGGCATAAGTACCGGCATGTACAGTAATTCGGAAATTGCAGCATTTCTGACCATCTATGCCATGCGCAGCATTACGGTTGAAGAACTGGAGGGTTTCAGGGACGGCTTGCTGGAACTCTGTCTGAAGGTTGATTTATCCGCCTATGACCCCATTGATGTGTGCGGTACCGGAGGAGACGGAAAAGATACTTTCAACATATCAACCTTATCCTGCTTCGTCATAGCAGGTGCCGGTCAGCGGGTAGCCAAGCATGGCAACCATGGGGTATCTTCCCATTGCGGCTCTTCCACTGTTCTGGAATACCTGGGAGCGCGGTTCACAAATGATAAAAATGTCCTGGAAAGACAGATAGCCGAAGCGGGTGTTTGTTTCCTGCATGCCCCGTTGTTTCACCCGGCCATGAAAAATGTTGCACCCGTCCGTAAGGAGTTAGGCGTCAAAACTTTCTTCAACATGCTGGGCCCAATGGTGAATCCGACCTCTCCCAAAAAACAGCTGGTGGGTGTTTTCAGTCTTGAATTAGCCCGCCTTTTTGCTTATCTTTACCAACAAACAGACAAGCAGTTTTTAGTTCTTCACGCATTAGACGGCTATGACGAAGTGTCACTAACAGGTTCTTTTAAAGTCATCTCCGCTCATAGCGAGCAGGTTTTGTCTCCATCTGATCTGGGATTATCCACCCTACATGCCCGCGATTTAAGCGGAGGGGTAACGGTTGAAGATTCTGCCCGGATTTTCATGAATGTGCTGAACGACGAAGCCACACCAGCCCAAAAACAAGCCGTGCTGGCCAATGCAGCCATGGCTTTGTATTGTGCCAACCCAGGTCTATCCCTTCCGGATGCGGTGGCTATGGCGCGGGAATCCATAGAAAGTAAAAAGGCGCTGAAAAGTTTTAAAAAACTCCTGGAAGTATGA
- a CDS encoding Uma2 family endonuclease — protein MITSLDQLDMNKTYSYADYLKWAFEERVELIKGRLFRMSPAPARRHQRISSVFQGELYKFLDNQACQVYSAPFDVRLTPRKNDTTSNIYTVVQPDICVICDPAKLDDRGCIGAPDWIIEILSPGNSQTEMKNKFEAYEENGVKEYWLADPANEIILVYIRNEQGKYIGLQPFTLEDSISSYVFPDFNLNVADIFKD, from the coding sequence ATGATAACAAGCCTGGATCAGCTGGATATGAACAAGACCTACAGCTACGCAGACTATCTGAAGTGGGCGTTTGAAGAGCGTGTGGAGCTCATCAAGGGCAGGCTGTTCAGAATGTCACCTGCACCAGCCCGGCGGCACCAGCGTATTTCCAGCGTTTTTCAAGGTGAGTTATATAAATTTCTGGACAACCAGGCCTGCCAGGTGTATTCTGCTCCTTTCGACGTCAGGCTCACACCCCGGAAAAATGACACCACCAGTAATATTTACACAGTGGTGCAGCCCGATATATGCGTGATATGTGATCCTGCCAAACTGGACGACCGGGGTTGTATAGGCGCCCCGGACTGGATCATTGAGATACTTTCTCCCGGGAATTCCCAGACAGAAATGAAAAACAAATTTGAGGCTTACGAGGAGAACGGTGTGAAAGAGTATTGGCTCGCCGACCCGGCCAATGAGATTATTTTGGTTTATATACGCAATGAGCAAGGGAAATATATAGGATTACAGCCTTTTACGCTTGAAGACAGCATTTCAAGTTATGTTTTTCCTGACTTCAATTTAAATGTTGCTGATATTTTTAAGGATTAA
- the trpC gene encoding indole-3-glycerol phosphate synthase TrpC, with protein MNILEKIVVRKHEEIAESKKLRSISDLEKEALFLRRNLSLSSVLREAETPQIISEFKRKSPSKGIINARVEPEIVTADYVKEGAAALSVLTDTDFFGGSFDDFLRARLANPQIPMLRKDFIVDEYQLYEAKSIGADIILLIAACLSPEQVQTLARQAHALGLEVLLEVHSTEELQQTLCDDVDMVGVNNRNLKTFETSTETSLIISEHIPDSFVKISESGLQDPQTILELFRAGYKGFLIGETFMKTTDPGAALADLQVQLSKASNSNLLLL; from the coding sequence ATGAACATACTGGAAAAAATAGTTGTCCGGAAACACGAAGAAATTGCGGAGTCCAAAAAACTCAGAAGCATCTCTGACCTGGAAAAAGAAGCGTTATTTTTACGCAGGAACCTTTCTCTCTCTTCCGTCTTGCGGGAAGCCGAAACCCCTCAGATTATCTCTGAATTCAAACGGAAATCCCCTTCGAAAGGTATCATCAACGCCCGGGTAGAGCCGGAAATTGTAACTGCGGACTATGTGAAGGAAGGAGCAGCCGCGCTCTCTGTGCTCACGGATACTGATTTTTTCGGCGGCTCATTTGATGATTTTTTAAGAGCCCGCTTGGCTAATCCGCAAATACCCATGCTCCGGAAAGATTTTATCGTAGACGAGTACCAGCTCTACGAAGCTAAATCCATCGGAGCAGATATTATTTTGCTCATTGCGGCCTGCCTAAGTCCCGAACAAGTGCAAACGCTGGCCAGACAAGCCCACGCGCTGGGGCTTGAAGTTTTACTGGAAGTACACAGTACCGAAGAATTACAACAGACATTATGTGATGATGTTGATATGGTGGGTGTTAACAATCGGAACCTGAAAACTTTCGAAACCTCAACGGAGACGTCTCTTATCATAAGTGAACATATTCCTGATTCTTTTGTTAAAATATCCGAGAGCGGCCTCCAGGATCCGCAGACCATCCTGGAGTTGTTCCGTGCCGGTTATAAAGGATTTTTAATCGGAGAAACATTCATGAAAACGACAGATCCGGGAGCCGCACTTGCCGATCTGCAGGTACAATTGTCAAAGGCCAGTAATTCAAATCTTTTGCTCCTATGA
- a CDS encoding phosphoribosylanthranilate isomerase: MKIKVCGMRQQSNIEEVVMLQPNFIGFIFYEKSPRYVGEDLSEEYVKSIPKSIKKVGVFVNANPGHILNMVKKYDLQYAQLHGNEMPDLCRSLRQKGVNIIKAFSIDQSFNFAMLNNYKSFCDLFLFDTKGDLPGGNGKPFDWKLLSRYDNEKPFFLSGGIGLENIEDIIALSKTMPIYGIDVNSMFETEPGVKDVKKLEQLFGLVRIKQQEEAEA, encoded by the coding sequence ATGAAAATAAAAGTTTGCGGAATGCGCCAGCAAAGCAACATTGAAGAAGTGGTAATGTTGCAGCCCAATTTTATCGGATTTATTTTTTATGAAAAATCACCCCGTTATGTGGGAGAGGACTTAAGTGAGGAATATGTGAAATCTATACCCAAGAGTATCAAGAAGGTAGGGGTCTTTGTAAATGCCAATCCGGGCCATATTCTTAATATGGTCAAAAAATACGATTTACAATATGCCCAGCTGCATGGAAATGAAATGCCCGACCTGTGCCGGAGCCTTCGCCAGAAAGGGGTAAATATCATCAAGGCATTTTCTATTGACCAGAGCTTCAATTTTGCAATGCTCAACAATTATAAGTCGTTCTGTGACCTGTTTTTATTCGATACCAAGGGCGATCTGCCCGGAGGTAACGGAAAACCTTTTGACTGGAAACTATTGAGCAGATACGACAACGAAAAGCCTTTTTTCCTGAGCGGAGGTATAGGACTGGAAAATATAGAGGATATCATTGCCCTGTCCAAAACAATGCCCATATACGGAATTGACGTAAACAGTATGTTCGAAACGGAACCCGGTGTAAAAGACGTTAAAAAACTGGAACAGCTTTTTGGACTGGTCCGGATCAAACAGCAGGAAGAGGCGGAAGCATAA
- the trpB gene encoding tryptophan synthase subunit beta yields MEATVEKTSYHVSNDGYYGTFGGAFIPEMLYPNVEELRDNYLKIIQEPDFLDEYNDLLRNYVGRPTPLYHAKRLSEKYNTNVYLKREDLCHTGAHKVNNTIGQILLAKRLGKKRIVAETGAGQHGVATATVCALMNLECVVYMGALDIERQAPNVARMKMLGAEVRSATCGSQTLKDATNEAMRHWINNPVDTHYIIGSVVGPHPYPDMVARFQSIISEEIRWQLKEQTGHENPDYVVACVGGGSNAAGAFYHFLDQESVKLVAVEAAGQGVGTGHSAATTALGKPGVLHGSRTILMQTEDGQVVEPYSISAGLDYPGIGPQHAYLFDSGRGTFLSATDEEAIQAAFELTRLEGIIPALESSHALAVLGRLGASISDTVVVNLSGRGDKDMATYMKYID; encoded by the coding sequence ATGGAAGCAACAGTAGAAAAAACATCTTACCACGTTAGCAACGACGGCTATTACGGAACATTCGGCGGAGCATTCATCCCTGAAATGTTATATCCGAATGTTGAGGAATTACGCGATAACTATCTAAAAATCATCCAGGAGCCCGATTTTCTGGATGAGTACAACGATCTGCTTCGTAACTATGTGGGCCGACCCACTCCGCTCTACCATGCCAAACGGCTTTCGGAAAAATACAATACCAATGTTTACCTGAAAAGAGAGGATCTGTGCCACACCGGTGCACATAAAGTGAACAATACCATCGGGCAGATTCTCCTGGCCAAGCGGCTTGGTAAAAAACGCATCGTAGCAGAAACAGGTGCTGGACAGCATGGGGTGGCCACGGCAACCGTTTGTGCCCTCATGAACCTTGAATGTGTGGTGTATATGGGTGCACTGGACATAGAACGCCAGGCCCCGAATGTTGCCCGAATGAAGATGCTGGGTGCTGAAGTACGTTCTGCTACCTGCGGTTCCCAAACTTTAAAAGATGCCACCAATGAGGCTATGCGCCATTGGATCAACAATCCGGTTGATACGCATTACATCATCGGGTCTGTTGTGGGACCTCATCCCTATCCCGACATGGTTGCAAGATTTCAGTCCATCATATCCGAAGAGATACGCTGGCAACTGAAAGAGCAGACCGGCCACGAAAATCCTGATTATGTAGTAGCCTGTGTGGGCGGCGGAAGTAATGCCGCTGGTGCTTTTTATCATTTTCTGGATCAGGAAAGTGTAAAACTTGTGGCCGTGGAGGCGGCAGGGCAGGGGGTTGGTACCGGCCACTCAGCTGCAACCACCGCGTTGGGCAAGCCTGGTGTCCTGCATGGCAGCCGAACCATTCTAATGCAGACCGAGGACGGCCAGGTGGTGGAACCCTATTCCATTTCCGCAGGCCTGGATTATCCCGGCATTGGCCCGCAGCATGCCTATCTATTCGACAGCGGCAGGGGTACATTCCTGTCTGCTACCGACGAAGAAGCCATACAAGCCGCCTTTGAACTGACCCGCCTGGAAGGTATCATTCCTGCCCTGGAATCATCTCATGCACTTGCTGTTTTAGGCCGCCTGGGCGCTTCCATTTCTGATACGGTGGTTGTTAACCTTTCAGGGAGAGGTGATAAGGACATGGCTACTTATATGAAATACATTGATTGA
- a CDS encoding Dabb family protein has protein sequence MNIKLLLLAGLLIFGSTAFVSPEKPAPKKMLRHVVLFKFKDSSTPAQIKEVEDAFRKLPSKIKEIKALEWGTNNSPENLNQGFTHLFFVSFESEAARAIYLPHPAHDAFVKVLKPHLDKVLVLDYWTQE, from the coding sequence ATGAACATCAAATTACTGCTTCTGGCCGGCCTTCTGATCTTCGGTTCTACGGCATTTGTTTCACCCGAAAAACCCGCACCCAAGAAAATGCTCCGCCATGTCGTTCTTTTTAAGTTTAAGGACTCTTCCACTCCCGCCCAGATAAAAGAAGTTGAAGATGCCTTTCGCAAGCTTCCTTCCAAAATAAAAGAGATTAAAGCTTTGGAATGGGGTACAAACAATAGCCCGGAAAACCTAAACCAGGGTTTTACGCATTTGTTCTTTGTTTCTTTCGAGAGCGAAGCCGCCCGTGCTATATATCTTCCGCATCCAGCGCACGATGCATTCGTAAAAGTGCTAAAGCCTCATCTTGACAAAGTATTGGTATTAGACTACTGGACACAGGAATGA
- the trpA gene encoding tryptophan synthase subunit alpha — translation MNRITTLFQNHQENTGLLNVYFTAGFPELHDTVRVLKALQDGGADLVEIGMPYSDPVADGETIQKSNDQALENGMTVRVLFEQLKDMRKTITVPVLLMGYVNPVLQYGIEAFCKKCAEIGVDGLILPDMPMDVYLNEYKAIFDSYGILNIFLVTPQTSESRIRQIDAVSEGFIYTVSSASVTGSKSGVSDDMEAYFDRLNAMNLKNPRLIGFGIKDNATFTKASEYAAGAIIGSAFIRVLMESRDLENDIKSFVRAVKNSSSEPVGV, via the coding sequence ATGAACCGGATTACAACACTATTTCAAAATCATCAGGAGAATACCGGGTTGCTGAATGTTTATTTCACCGCAGGCTTTCCCGAACTTCATGATACAGTACGAGTATTAAAAGCACTGCAGGACGGGGGGGCCGATCTGGTTGAAATAGGTATGCCCTACTCAGACCCCGTGGCCGATGGCGAGACCATTCAGAAGAGCAATGACCAGGCTCTCGAGAATGGCATGACGGTACGTGTGTTATTTGAGCAGCTCAAGGACATGCGGAAAACCATTACTGTTCCGGTGTTACTGATGGGGTACGTCAACCCGGTTCTGCAGTATGGTATAGAAGCTTTTTGTAAAAAGTGTGCCGAAATAGGTGTGGATGGCCTCATATTGCCCGACATGCCGATGGACGTATACCTGAATGAATACAAAGCCATTTTTGATTCTTACGGTATCCTTAACATTTTCCTGGTAACTCCGCAAACGTCCGAATCACGCATCAGACAGATTGATGCCGTCAGTGAGGGATTCATTTACACCGTTTCTTCTGCGAGCGTCACAGGTTCTAAATCGGGCGTAAGCGACGACATGGAGGCATACTTCGACCGTCTGAATGCCATGAACCTTAAAAATCCGCGTCTGATCGGTTTTGGTATTAAAGACAACGCCACCTTTACCAAGGCTTCCGAATATGCTGCAGGTGCAATCATCGGCAGTGCCTTTATAAGAGTATTAATGGAGAGCCGTGACCTTGAAAATGATATTAAAAGTTTTGTTCGGGCCGTAAAAAACAGTTCTTCCGAGCCTGTGGGCGTTTAG